CAGGATCGACAGGAAGATCCAGCTCACCACGCCGGCGATGACCGAGATGAGCACGTTGCCCGCCACGTAGCCGCCGATGCCGCCGAGGATCTCCTCGGCGATCGCGCCGGTCCGCTCCCGGCGGGAGGCCGGGACGAGCTTGAGCAGATACTGCTTGATCGTGTGCAGCGAGCCGAGGAAGTAGAGCATCAGCACGAGCAGCGTCACCGTGGTGAACACCCCGTCGAGCACCACGAGCCCCGCGCCGACCACCCCGGACGCCAGCGACGGCCCCAGCGTCCCGGTGACGAACGAGGCCAGCTGCGGCAGGATCTGATACTCGGCGTCGAGCCGGCGCAGCGTCGGATGCCTGCTCAGCTCGGTCACGTAGCCGGGCACCGCCGCGACGAAGTCGGCGACCTGCTGGCTCAGCGGCGGCACCACGGCCAGCCCGAACAGCGCGAACGCCACGACCACCCCGGCGAACACGATCGAGATGGCCCACCGCCGGCCCAGCCCGCGCCGCTGCAGCGCCTCCACGGCCGGGTTGAGCCCCACGGCCAGGAACATCGCCACCACGACCAGGATGATCGTGCTCAGCGAGGCGACGACCATCTGCGCCAGCGC
The Nonomuraea muscovyensis genome window above contains:
- a CDS encoding AI-2E family transporter: MSADVTSPAQDDAAHDGAAQDDPGGASAEERDTGTPPAKNGRGADEAQPYGLPGKPLARGPFLFGLVGGLGVLTAIALAQMVVASLSTIILVVVAMFLAVGLNPAVEALQRRGLGRRWAISIVFAGVVVAFALFGLAVVPPLSQQVADFVAAVPGYVTELSRHPTLRRLDAEYQILPQLASFVTGTLGPSLASGVVGAGLVVLDGVFTTVTLLVLMLYFLGSLHTIKQYLLKLVPASRRERTGAIAEEILGGIGGYVAGNVLISVIAGVVSWIFLSILGVKYALALALVVALTDLIPLVGATIGAVLVSAVVALQSLPVGLACAIFFVVYQQIENYLIYPRVMKRSVDVTPAVTVIAALFGGALLGIVGALLAIPVAAAISLIIREVVLPRQALS